The following coding sequences lie in one Synergistaceae bacterium genomic window:
- a CDS encoding 50S ribosomal protein L10: MPSKQKFEMVDDFKERLSRAQAVFVCEFRGMNVAQITKLRSDVRAAGGEMRVAKNTLVRIAMEEQELPAFPDDIAFGPNIFALSYGDPVPVAKALKDIARARENKFFKIKGGILDNSLLSVDQIMALADLPSRDVLLGQVVRTIAAPIAGLLTVLSGPARGLVTCLDQIKEQKEKVA; the protein is encoded by the coding sequence ATGCCGTCAAAACAGAAATTTGAAATGGTGGACGATTTCAAAGAACGCCTTTCGCGCGCCCAAGCAGTCTTCGTCTGCGAGTTCAGGGGTATGAACGTTGCGCAGATAACAAAGCTCCGTTCCGATGTCCGCGCAGCGGGGGGAGAGATGAGGGTGGCGAAGAACACCCTGGTCCGAATCGCAATGGAGGAGCAGGAGCTCCCGGCCTTCCCGGATGACATAGCGTTCGGGCCCAACATCTTCGCCCTCTCCTACGGCGACCCGGTGCCCGTGGCCAAGGCGCTCAAGGACATCGCGAGGGCCCGCGAGAACAAGTTCTTCAAGATCAAGGGAGGAATCCTCGACAATTCCCTTCTCAGCGTGGACCAGATCATGGCACTTGCGGACCTGCCGAGCAGGGACGTCCTCCTCGGACAGGTCGTTCGCACCATCGCAGCGCCCATCGCTGGCCTGCTCACGGTGCTCTCCGGCCCGGCAAGAGGGCTGGTCACGTGCCTCGACCAGATCAAGGAGCAAAAAGAGAAAGTCGCATAG
- the rplK gene encoding 50S ribosomal protein L11: MAKKVIGEIKLQLPAGKATPAPPIGPALGQHGVNIMEFVKQFNAKTADQVGLIIPAVITVYADRSFTFILKTPPASVLLKKAAGLELGSSEPNKTKVGSVPRAKVKEIAEIKKVDLNSYDVDAAMRMIEGTARSMGIEIVD; this comes from the coding sequence ATGGCAAAAAAGGTAATAGGGGAGATCAAACTGCAGTTGCCTGCAGGCAAGGCGACGCCTGCGCCGCCTATTGGCCCGGCGCTGGGCCAGCACGGCGTCAATATCATGGAGTTCGTAAAACAGTTCAACGCAAAGACCGCCGACCAGGTCGGACTCATAATTCCGGCCGTGATCACAGTCTACGCGGACAGGAGCTTCACTTTCATTCTTAAGACCCCGCCGGCCAGCGTGCTGCTTAAAAAGGCCGCAGGGCTCGAGTTAGGCTCAAGCGAGCCGAATAAGACCAAGGTCGGCTCAGTTCCCAGGGCCAAGGTGAAGGAGATAGCAGAGATCAAAAAGGTCGACCTCAACTCCTACGATGTCGATGCGGCCATGAGGATGATCGAGGGGACGGCTCGCTCCATGGGGATAGAGATAGTCGACTAG
- the rplA gene encoding 50S ribosomal protein L1: MAKLCKRLTEAHNKIEKGRQYTLKEGISLFKETATAKFDETMEIHIRLGVDPRHADQQVRSTVVLPHGTGKTKRVLVLAMGEKIREAEDAGADFVGGEDMVAKITGGWLDFDAVIATPDMMKSVGRLGKVLGPRGLMPSAKTGSVTFDIADAVKEIKAGKVEFRVDKSAIIHNAIGKKSFNDEQLFDNLKTILQAVLKARPASVKGAYVRSITLASSMGPGIKIDVAAAQKEIAGLD; the protein is encoded by the coding sequence ATGGCAAAGCTATGCAAGAGACTGACAGAGGCGCACAATAAGATTGAGAAGGGCAGACAGTACACCCTCAAGGAGGGGATATCCCTCTTCAAGGAGACCGCTACCGCGAAGTTCGACGAGACAATGGAGATTCACATCCGACTCGGCGTGGATCCCAGACATGCGGACCAGCAAGTCCGCAGCACAGTGGTGCTTCCCCACGGTACCGGCAAGACCAAGAGAGTCCTGGTCCTTGCCATGGGGGAGAAGATAAGGGAGGCGGAGGATGCGGGGGCGGACTTCGTCGGGGGAGAAGACATGGTCGCGAAGATAACGGGCGGCTGGCTTGACTTCGACGCGGTCATAGCTACTCCCGACATGATGAAGTCCGTGGGACGCCTTGGCAAGGTGCTTGGCCCCAGGGGACTGATGCCGAGCGCCAAGACCGGCAGCGTGACCTTCGACATCGCGGACGCGGTGAAGGAGATCAAGGCCGGAAAGGTAGAGTTCCGCGTGGACAAGTCCGCGATTATTCACAACGCGATAGGGAAAAAGAGCTTCAATGACGAGCAGCTGTTCGACAATCTCAAGACCATCCTTCAGGCGGTCCTTAAGGCAAGGCCGGCCTCGGTGAAGGGCGCCTATGTGAGGAGCATAACGCTGGCTTCGTCCATGGGCCCCGGCATCAAGATCGACGTGGCCGCGGCTCAGAAGGAGATAGCCGGCCTGGACTAG
- the rplL gene encoding 50S ribosomal protein L7/L12 — protein MTRDEMIQAIENMSVLELSELVKALEDKFGVSASAPAMAMPMMGMPGAAAAAPEDEKTEFDVIYKGPGPNKITVIKVVRELTGLGLKEAKELVDNPPRPVKEGVTKEEAEEVKNKLAEAGADVEVK, from the coding sequence ATGACCCGCGATGAAATGATTCAGGCTATAGAGAACATGTCCGTCCTCGAGCTCTCTGAGCTCGTTAAAGCCCTCGAGGACAAGTTCGGAGTCTCCGCCTCCGCCCCGGCGATGGCGATGCCCATGATGGGCATGCCCGGTGCTGCGGCAGCCGCCCCCGAGGACGAGAAAACGGAGTTCGACGTCATCTACAAGGGCCCCGGCCCCAACAAGATCACCGTCATCAAGGTGGTCCGAGAGCTCACAGGCCTTGGTCTCAAGGAGGCCAAGGAGCTTGTCGACAATCCCCCCAGGCCCGTCAAGGAGGGCGTCACCAAGGAAGAGGCCGAGGAGGTCAAGAATAAGCTCGCCGAGGCAGGTGCCGACGTCGAGGTCAAGTAG